A single genomic interval of uncultured Desulfobacter sp. harbors:
- a CDS encoding universal stress protein, protein MNYKLLHIFRNTPLGRETFLQSLYFCKTINAHPVVYIPKTDKFLMYFSNDVVQVNLDNSFLAFPDTAREHVIALFDEAGIPPRFYEPKNFTASTLPDISSQFDYMCSPRSISGLSSKIGLGHLGPKVRRMIKQATFPILIASPVFKAWKSISVFFGGSSNAMNALVLGLKIAIASGLPLKIYTVLENDSEAVYRDMVRDSELEGLVDQYVNEWCFYESTGFDKMLYEVPHDSLIVLGAYGHGVIKEILLGSKMEYIQSTVTNNLLVTGPNCRISLK, encoded by the coding sequence ATGAATTATAAACTGCTTCATATTTTCAGGAATACCCCCCTTGGCAGGGAAACCTTTTTGCAGTCCCTGTATTTTTGTAAAACGATTAATGCCCATCCTGTTGTTTATATTCCCAAAACAGATAAGTTCTTAATGTATTTTTCCAATGATGTGGTGCAGGTGAACCTGGACAACTCATTTTTAGCCTTTCCGGATACAGCCCGTGAACATGTTATTGCGCTTTTTGATGAAGCCGGAATTCCGCCCAGGTTCTATGAACCAAAAAATTTCACCGCGTCCACGCTGCCGGACATATCCAGTCAGTTCGATTATATGTGTTCTCCACGTTCAATCAGTGGTCTGTCATCCAAAATAGGACTGGGCCATCTGGGTCCCAAGGTTCGGCGGATGATAAAGCAGGCCACCTTTCCTATCCTGATTGCAAGCCCCGTGTTCAAGGCATGGAAAAGTATATCCGTTTTTTTCGGCGGTTCATCCAATGCCATGAATGCCCTGGTTCTCGGGCTTAAGATTGCCATAGCCTCCGGACTTCCTTTGAAAATTTATACCGTGCTTGAAAATGACAGCGAGGCTGTTTACCGGGATATGGTCCGGGATTCGGAACTTGAGGGGCTTGTGGACCAGTATGTGAACGAATGGTGTTTCTATGAATCTACCGGATTTGACAAAATGCTATATGAAGTACCCCACGACTCACTGATTGTTCTTGGGGCTTATGGACATGGTGTCATTAAAGAAATTCTTTTGGGAAGCAAGATGGAGTATATCCAGTCCACGGTTACCAATAACCTGCTGGTGACGGGCCCTAACTGCCGTATTTCTCTTAAATAG
- a CDS encoding response regulator, translated as MSILTFFSGSYCGKESIISDVIDQSGFKLLSDNDLVASASRLSGMPEKKIARSFLEKTSVFNKFTHEKERSIAYLRLAMAELMSQDNCVIDGLTSLLIPASISHVLRICLIADKAFRIEQAMKAQNLSEKDAVHLISKDDKSYSVWSNTLHKITDPWDASLYDIILPTDKMTKDEAVSLILENLKNEVIQSTKASRKAADDFALAARVEVALSKEGHSIGVSARDGLVTLTINTNVLLLGKLEEELKNIAQQVEGVSSVETRIGKGFYQADIYRKFDFEVPSKVLLVDDEREFVQTLSERLQMREVGSAIAYDGESALNLVEEDEPDVMILDLKMPGIDGIEVLKKVKASRPEIEVIILTGHGSDADKEICMKLGAFAYLQKPVDIEELSRNLKAANEKIQQKQK; from the coding sequence ATGTCTATACTGACATTTTTCAGCGGTTCATATTGCGGCAAAGAGTCAATCATTTCAGATGTTATTGATCAAAGCGGATTTAAACTGCTGTCAGACAACGATCTGGTAGCATCGGCCAGCCGGTTGTCCGGAATGCCCGAAAAAAAAATTGCCCGGTCGTTTCTTGAAAAAACATCTGTGTTCAATAAGTTCACCCATGAAAAAGAGCGCTCCATTGCTTATCTGCGTCTGGCCATGGCAGAGTTAATGTCCCAGGATAATTGCGTGATTGATGGATTAACAAGTCTTTTGATCCCTGCTTCCATAAGCCATGTATTAAGAATCTGCCTGATTGCAGACAAGGCATTTCGAATTGAACAGGCCATGAAAGCACAAAATTTAAGTGAAAAAGATGCCGTCCATCTGATATCAAAGGATGACAAATCTTACAGTGTATGGTCTAATACGCTTCATAAAATTACCGATCCTTGGGATGCGTCCCTTTACGACATTATTCTGCCCACGGACAAGATGACCAAAGATGAAGCGGTATCCCTGATTCTTGAAAATTTGAAAAATGAAGTGATTCAGTCCACCAAGGCATCCAGGAAGGCTGCCGATGATTTTGCCCTGGCAGCACGGGTGGAAGTGGCATTGTCCAAAGAAGGACATTCCATAGGCGTCAGCGCCCGGGACGGGCTGGTCACTTTGACAATCAATACCAATGTTCTTCTTTTAGGAAAACTTGAAGAAGAGCTTAAAAATATTGCACAACAGGTTGAAGGGGTCTCTTCGGTTGAAACCCGGATCGGCAAGGGTTTTTACCAGGCAGACATCTATCGCAAGTTCGATTTCGAGGTTCCGTCAAAAGTTCTTTTAGTGGACGACGAACGTGAATTTGTACAGACCCTTTCCGAAAGATTGCAGATGCGTGAAGTGGGTTCCGCCATTGCCTATGACGGTGAATCCGCTTTGAATCTGGTGGAAGAGGATGAACCCGATGTAATGATCCTGGATTTGAAAATGCCGGGTATTGACGGTATTGAAGTGCTTAAAAAGGTCAAGGCATCCAGGCCTGAAATCGAAGTCATCATTCTAACAGGCCATGGGTCAGATGCTGACAAGGAGATCTGCATGAAGCTTGGGGCCTTTGCCTATCTGCAAAAGCCTGTGGATATAGAAGAGTTAAGCCGGAATTTGAAGGCTGCCAATGAAAAAATCCAGCAGAAACAAAAATAA
- a CDS encoding sensor histidine kinase, producing the protein MKHTAQEIIAQYGPAYFGRMGASISHDIKNCLAIMNENAGLMSDHLMMAQKGVPPDIDRFSGIVKRIEKQIVRADGIVKSLNNFSHSMDNPEQQIDLDEAVSLALGLGARIIANKSIMVNHKQAADKLYVNGSLFFLLFLIWSILENATENLASGAVLDISSKEDENKQVCLRFQCEQPFASDFGRQPSNQTLDLLQAKIILNDEHNRADLIFGS; encoded by the coding sequence TTGAAACACACGGCTCAGGAAATTATAGCTCAATACGGCCCGGCTTATTTCGGCCGGATGGGGGCATCCATATCCCACGATATTAAAAACTGCCTGGCCATCATGAACGAAAATGCAGGACTGATGTCTGATCATCTTATGATGGCCCAAAAAGGCGTTCCACCCGATATCGATCGTTTTTCAGGGATTGTCAAGCGCATTGAAAAACAGATTGTCCGGGCTGATGGTATCGTGAAATCCCTTAACAACTTTTCCCACAGTATGGACAATCCGGAACAACAAATAGATCTGGATGAGGCGGTGAGTCTTGCGCTTGGTCTTGGCGCCAGGATCATTGCCAATAAAAGCATTATGGTGAATCATAAACAGGCTGCCGACAAACTTTATGTCAACGGATCGCTTTTCTTTTTATTGTTTCTGATCTGGTCGATTTTAGAAAATGCAACGGAAAACCTTGCATCCGGTGCCGTTCTCGATATATCTTCTAAAGAAGATGAAAATAAACAGGTCTGTTTAAGATTTCAGTGCGAACAGCCTTTTGCCTCGGACTTTGGACGACAGCCAAGCAATCAGACATTGGATCTATTACAGGCAAAAATCATATTGAATGATGAGCACAATAGAGCAGACCTAATATTTGGCAGTTAA
- a CDS encoding response regulator, with product MQILLVDDEKELVSTLAERLGYRGIDAHWAVTPNDAISMLSNQSYDIAVLDVQMPDMNGFELKEKMEVICPELKFIFMTGHGSEECYYEGCSQTGEAFYLVKPVEIDSLIEKLNKVMLDGGKS from the coding sequence ATGCAGATACTTCTGGTCGATGATGAGAAAGAACTGGTCTCTACCCTGGCAGAGCGCCTTGGGTACAGAGGAATTGACGCACACTGGGCAGTCACGCCCAATGACGCCATCTCCATGCTGTCCAATCAAAGCTATGACATTGCGGTTCTAGATGTCCAGATGCCGGATATGAACGGCTTTGAACTCAAGGAAAAAATGGAGGTGATATGTCCTGAACTCAAGTTTATTTTTATGACCGGCCACGGGTCTGAAGAATGCTACTATGAAGGGTGTTCCCAGACCGGAGAGGCTTTTTATCTGGTTAAACCTGTGGAAATTGACAGTCTGATTGAAAAGCTCAACAAGGTCATGCTTGATGGAGGAAAAAGTTGA
- a CDS encoding PTS sugar transporter subunit IIA, with amino-acid sequence MEILISELCKSLGVSRTTIERWIRQGKLPVSKKGRTYSFHARDLKNWAAKNHISLNLKPRPAQEPETKVQVSLHTALETGGVYHEIDTGPDVPSVISACVKKIKAVPDNYKTDLAQQLVKREEALSTGVGGGIAIPHPRTPLKYLEKPMVAACFLKNPVDYHAIDKQPVSTLFFILFPELKFHLHLLSSLSLCLRNKQFSEFLKTCPEQSELIEKIDVLNLTPKM; translated from the coding sequence ATGGAAATTCTAATATCTGAATTATGTAAGTCTTTAGGGGTATCCCGTACAACTATAGAGCGCTGGATACGTCAGGGAAAACTGCCTGTGTCCAAAAAGGGAAGAACCTACAGCTTCCATGCCCGGGATTTGAAAAACTGGGCTGCAAAAAACCATATTTCCCTTAACCTAAAGCCCCGCCCTGCCCAGGAGCCTGAGACCAAAGTGCAGGTCTCTTTGCATACTGCCCTTGAGACCGGCGGCGTGTACCACGAGATTGACACCGGACCGGATGTGCCGTCTGTAATTAGCGCATGCGTTAAAAAAATTAAAGCCGTTCCGGATAATTACAAAACGGATCTTGCCCAGCAGCTTGTAAAAAGAGAAGAGGCTTTGTCCACAGGGGTTGGCGGCGGCATTGCCATTCCCCACCCAAGAACCCCCCTCAAATATCTTGAAAAGCCCATGGTTGCAGCCTGCTTTCTTAAAAATCCCGTGGATTATCATGCAATTGACAAACAGCCTGTATCTACCCTGTTTTTTATCCTGTTCCCGGAATTAAAATTTCATCTCCATCTGTTATCCTCTCTTTCTCTATGTTTGCGGAATAAGCAGTTCAGTGAATTTTTAAAAACCTGCCCGGAACAATCCGAGTTGATTGAAAAAATTGATGTTCTGAACTTGACCCCAAAGATGTAA
- a CDS encoding ATP-binding protein, which produces MAQETKNTEKKAEGTGAGTKMLIGEFLNYKRIWLLSFVLTAAFAIIPVIFFAVLDYNLTQRSLENDAEARTSRLASNTWRSLAFFLDERKNALSYVVQSNSFEQLKNTPQLTEILDFLHESFGGFTDIGIIDATGVQRAYAGPHGLAGKNYTDQQWFKDTMVHGISVSDVFLGFRNVPHISIALRHTTPDNTYFIIRATIEHQLPKILSEVKTSGSGDAFLINARNILQTPSHYFGDVLEKANIVLPLATDQTRTMTITLEDGKELIAAFRHIPDTPFILVVLKSQKEIMSPWHHSQATLVQYLGISISVVLLWIWAVTTYFVRRLKLLDLKRSKYFHMAEYENKMSSIGRLAAGVAHEINNPLAIINEKAGLIKDMAHFKEELKKDTRLLETVDVILASVKRCSRITRQLLSFGRQTQTTPVPLTLKSVLDEVLVFLIKEAQLKNIFIDIDVPDDLPQVVGNRGKLQQVLLNIVNNAFAAMPRDGRLSVSAQKTDEPFVRLDIRDSGCGISPENLKHIFEPFFSTKTNQGGTGLGLSITYGLVQELGGRIKVKSKVNEGTIFTVYLPTTTQKEE; this is translated from the coding sequence ATGGCCCAGGAAACTAAGAATACAGAAAAAAAAGCAGAGGGCACCGGCGCAGGTACCAAAATGCTTATAGGGGAATTCCTTAATTATAAACGGATATGGCTGCTCTCCTTTGTGCTGACAGCCGCATTTGCCATTATTCCTGTTATCTTTTTTGCCGTCCTGGACTACAATTTGACCCAGCGGTCTCTGGAAAATGATGCCGAGGCCAGGACTTCGCGCCTGGCCTCAAATACATGGCGCTCACTTGCCTTTTTTTTAGATGAGCGCAAAAATGCATTAAGCTACGTGGTACAGTCCAATTCCTTTGAGCAGCTTAAAAACACACCGCAACTGACAGAAATTCTGGATTTTTTGCACGAAAGCTTTGGGGGATTTACGGATATCGGCATTATTGACGCCACGGGGGTTCAAAGAGCCTATGCCGGCCCCCATGGTCTTGCAGGAAAAAATTATACGGATCAGCAATGGTTCAAGGACACCATGGTCCATGGGATTTCTGTAAGTGATGTATTTCTAGGGTTCAGAAATGTTCCCCATATTTCCATTGCCCTGCGTCATACTACCCCGGATAATACCTATTTCATTATTCGGGCCACTATTGAGCATCAGCTGCCCAAAATTTTATCCGAAGTCAAGACATCAGGTAGCGGAGATGCCTTTCTGATCAATGCCCGGAATATACTTCAAACACCTTCGCACTATTTCGGGGATGTGCTTGAAAAAGCAAACATTGTTTTACCCCTTGCTACAGACCAAACCCGTACCATGACCATTACATTAGAAGATGGGAAGGAGTTGATCGCAGCGTTCAGACACATACCCGATACGCCGTTTATCCTGGTGGTGCTTAAATCTCAAAAGGAGATTATGTCCCCCTGGCATCACAGCCAGGCGACATTAGTCCAGTACCTGGGTATCAGCATATCCGTCGTTCTTTTATGGATCTGGGCCGTAACCACATATTTTGTCCGGCGGCTGAAACTTTTAGACCTCAAACGTTCCAAATATTTTCATATGGCTGAATATGAGAACAAGATGTCTTCCATCGGCCGGCTTGCCGCAGGTGTAGCCCATGAAATCAATAATCCTTTGGCCATTATCAATGAAAAGGCAGGGCTTATAAAGGATATGGCCCATTTCAAGGAGGAACTGAAAAAGGATACTAGGCTCCTTGAAACTGTGGATGTTATCCTTGCCTCTGTGAAGCGGTGCAGCAGGATTACACGCCAACTGCTCAGTTTCGGTCGCCAGACCCAGACCACTCCCGTACCCTTAACCCTTAAATCCGTTCTTGATGAAGTGCTGGTGTTTCTGATAAAAGAGGCACAGTTGAAAAATATTTTTATTGATATAGATGTGCCTGATGATCTGCCCCAGGTCGTTGGCAACCGGGGCAAGCTGCAGCAGGTTCTTTTGAACATAGTAAACAACGCATTTGCTGCCATGCCCAGGGACGGCAGGCTTTCTGTCAGTGCACAAAAAACGGATGAACCATTTGTTCGCCTTGATATAAGAGATAGTGGATGTGGTATTTCTCCTGAAAATCTTAAACATATTTTTGAACCGTTTTTTTCCACAAAGACCAATCAGGGCGGAACCGGTTTAGGGCTTTCCATCACCTATGGCCTTGTCCAGGAGCTGGGTGGACGGATTAAAGTAAAAAGCAAGGTTAATGAGGGCACAATATTTACGGTATATCTGCCCACAACAACACAGAAAGAAGAGTGA
- a CDS encoding response regulator, which translates to MSEKVLIIDDEQEFTEALAERMTNRGMDVSTSSSAIEGLKSVEDKSFDVVVLDLQMPEMDGIETLKALKKKKPELQVILLTGHATVEKGIEAMKLGAMDLLEKPADLTTLTEKIKKAQAKKMILVEKKAEERIKDIMETRGW; encoded by the coding sequence ATGAGTGAAAAAGTTTTAATTATAGATGACGAACAGGAATTCACAGAAGCCCTGGCAGAGAGAATGACGAACCGGGGAATGGACGTGAGCACTTCGAGTTCCGCCATTGAAGGCCTTAAAAGCGTTGAGGACAAGTCTTTTGACGTAGTGGTCCTTGATTTGCAGATGCCGGAAATGGATGGTATCGAAACGTTAAAAGCCCTGAAAAAGAAAAAACCTGAACTGCAGGTGATTCTTTTAACCGGGCATGCCACGGTTGAAAAAGGCATAGAAGCCATGAAGTTAGGTGCCATGGATCTGCTTGAAAAGCCGGCTGACCTGACGACACTGACGGAAAAGATCAAAAAAGCCCAGGCCAAGAAGATGATCCTGGTGGAGAAAAAAGCAGAGGAAAGAATCAAGGATATCATGGAAACCCGGGGATGGTAG
- a CDS encoding chloride channel protein, with protein MNKLKQIYNFFYAKFFLFDDRLILMTAGAVVGICAGVAAVALRLSLASVLEFLAPYRQYAWAFILPGIGALCSFLFLDKVMREGAGHGVPEVIYAVSRRGGLLRFRSTFSRLVSSFLTIASGGSAGPEAPVVMSGSAIGSNIAKFLGLNDRQRMTLVGCGTAGAIASIFHAPVAGLIFSVEIILGEWKFVNIIPIAIAAVAGAQVCEAIIPTKELFQPPPFSVFTGDILGSIGLALFTAVISVIFTRTLRKVGGLAKRTPVSPWLRAMIGGCAVGTIGIFMPMVLGEGYHPIMEMVNGTFPMAFWLIFIGIFLKIFVTAITLGWGGSGGIFAPCLVIGSLTGVVFYKAMMFIFPNAAVTSEGAYALLGMAGIMSGVMQAPLSSIFLIAEITGGYEAILLLLLVSSISSTLSHIIEPASFYFKDLIERGEFMRPGTDARILSDLSLNEIIDTSYTTVSENMVFREFINKIRNSDRNHYPVISDETGDYLGMVRVSSIRKYALDPAFYDMIFLNQIMDTDMVTASFDDNLHDVLEFMETFNIDHIPVVDHHRFSGMISKARILDLYRRELIMQTNIQ; from the coding sequence ATGAACAAGCTTAAACAAATCTATAATTTTTTTTACGCAAAGTTTTTTCTTTTTGACGATCGGCTTATACTGATGACCGCCGGCGCAGTGGTCGGTATTTGTGCAGGTGTTGCAGCTGTGGCATTAAGGCTCTCTTTGGCATCGGTTCTTGAATTTCTTGCACCGTACCGCCAATATGCCTGGGCGTTCATCTTGCCCGGCATCGGTGCACTTTGCTCTTTTTTATTTCTTGACAAAGTTATGCGGGAAGGCGCAGGCCATGGTGTGCCCGAAGTCATATATGCCGTATCCAGACGCGGGGGGCTTTTGAGGTTTCGCTCCACCTTTTCCAGGCTTGTATCCAGTTTTTTAACCATTGCCAGCGGAGGCTCTGCCGGTCCTGAGGCCCCGGTTGTCATGAGCGGGTCTGCCATAGGGTCCAATATTGCTAAATTTTTAGGTCTCAATGATCGACAGCGCATGACCTTGGTGGGTTGTGGTACCGCAGGTGCCATTGCTTCCATTTTTCACGCCCCTGTGGCCGGGCTTATTTTTTCCGTTGAGATTATTCTTGGGGAATGGAAATTTGTCAACATCATTCCCATTGCCATTGCTGCTGTGGCCGGTGCCCAGGTCTGTGAAGCCATTATCCCGACAAAAGAGCTTTTCCAGCCTCCCCCCTTCAGTGTTTTTACAGGTGATATTTTAGGCAGCATCGGGCTTGCGCTGTTCACCGCCGTGATCTCCGTAATCTTTACACGGACGCTCAGAAAAGTGGGTGGATTAGCCAAACGAACACCTGTATCCCCCTGGCTTAGGGCAATGATCGGCGGCTGCGCCGTGGGTACCATTGGAATTTTTATGCCCATGGTGCTGGGAGAAGGGTATCATCCGATTATGGAAATGGTGAACGGCACTTTTCCCATGGCATTCTGGCTCATATTTATCGGTATTTTTCTAAAGATATTTGTCACGGCCATAACCCTTGGCTGGGGAGGCTCCGGCGGCATCTTTGCGCCCTGCCTGGTCATCGGCAGCCTTACCGGAGTGGTATTTTACAAGGCCATGATGTTTATTTTCCCCAATGCCGCAGTGACGTCAGAAGGCGCTTATGCCCTTTTAGGTATGGCCGGTATCATGTCCGGGGTTATGCAGGCCCCATTAAGCAGTATTTTTCTGATTGCGGAAATTACCGGCGGCTACGAGGCCATTTTGCTTTTGCTGCTGGTTTCTTCCATTTCGTCTACATTAAGCCATATTATCGAGCCGGCTTCTTTTTATTTTAAAGACCTTATTGAACGCGGCGAATTCATGCGGCCCGGGACAGACGCAAGAATTTTATCGGATTTAAGCTTAAACGAAATCATTGACACCAGTTACACCACTGTATCGGAAAATATGGTTTTCAGAGAATTTATCAATAAAATCCGCAATTCAGACCGCAACCATTATCCGGTTATATCAGACGAGACCGGCGACTACCTGGGGATGGTCCGGGTTTCAAGTATCAGGAAATATGCCCTGGATCCAGCCTTTTATGATATGATCTTTCTTAATCAGATCATGGATACGGATATGGTGACAGCATCTTTTGACGATAATCTCCATGATGTATTGGAATTTATGGAGACCTTTAACATTGATCACATCCCGGTGGTGGATCACCACAGATTTTCCGGAATGATTTCCAAGGCACGGATACTTGATCTGTATCGCAGGGAACTGATTATGCAGACCAATATACAATGA